The genomic segment AGCAAGAGTCTGTATTTCATTTTCCATCGAAATTACCTGAGAACTCCTCAGTTAATTCTGATTTTTGGAGCCCTATATCTGGCCCAACCAAAATCTTGGAGCCCAACACTCCATCGCTGATTTCCATTAGAAAGAACTCATCGCCTGATCTTTCTGAAAATTTAGTAGCTAAAGATGGTTCAGAAATGGATGATAATATGGCTGTGAAATTTGACTATTCCGATGGACCAAGTTCTGAAAGTGATGACGGCATGAATACGATAGGACACACATTGAAGCAAAGCTCGAGAAATATTTCAAGTGCACAAAATAGTAGCAGTCACCCAGTTAGATcagaaattaaagaaaaaagCAGAGAATCACTAGGGTCACCGTTAAGCGAAAAGGAATATTCAGGATTTGGCAGAAAACAATCTTCGCTTTCATCTGATGATGAATTGAAGTCCGAGGAAATTTTCAAGGGAAGCGACCAAGGAAAAAATGCTTCTCCAGGAAAGTTGAGCTTTAGGAAATCCTCTGCTGGTAAGAAAAAGGAATATTCAGTATTTGGCAGAAGACAGTCATCCCTGTTGTCTGGTGATGAATTGACGTCTGAGGAAATTCTGGAGAAAAGTAGCCAAGGAAAAAAGAATCCTCCAGGAAATTTAAGTTTTCGGAAATCCTCTTCTGGCAAGCCAGCCTCAAGATCCGCCGAGTCTCAGATTGAATCCGTTGAATATGGAAATGAATCTAATTCAGATAACGGAGAGGGGCTAAAATTTGGAAAACTTACTGGTGGTTTTCGGCATAAGGGCTATAACCAGCCCTCTTATTTGAAGAATGGGTTCGGTGGGCAATCATTGTTGGAGAAAGAGACAGAGGATGCTGCTACCTCAAATGTAAGATCCATTTCTCCTTCTGCTGTTGAGAGGCCCCAGGATAAACAAAATGTTTGGTTATAAAAAGAGGACAAAAATACCGGTTCTCTCCTCTGGTTCAGATAGTGATAGTTCTGAGGAGGAAGAATATATACAAAAGAAACCCGGTCAAAGGCAAGGACAAGTTACTCCTAATGCTGCAGAAGAAGTTAATAAAAAATCGAGTTTTGGAGCTTCTCACGCAAATTATGTTTCTTCTAATAATGATTTAGATGACGATGCTCCAGAGGAGTCCCTTGCTAGAAAAAATCATCTGCGAAGCGGGATTTCTCGACGAACAAAAGCCCCTTCATCCAGTGCCAAACCAAATTCTTTTCCCATTGCTAGGTGGAATGAATCTGAAACTCCTGATTCTGATGCTACTGGGCACAGACAATCCAGAGTGTCTGACACTTCTGAAAACCAACAAGAATCTGAGTCTCGGAGGAAGAACTCTAAAAAATTGGAAAATTATGAGCCACCCACCTCAGCAAATGTACCTTATAAGCAAGCTAAATCAAATTTCTGGGCACCTCCTGAGCAGCCCATCTCAGCAAAAGCAGCTCATGGCACATTGCATGTGTCCAAAACGAGACTCAAGTCTGAAGCGCTTGATGGTGATGCCAGCAATGACAGAAAACCTGTCAAAACACAGCTGAAGAAGTCTGAAATGCTTGATTCTGATGAAGAGGATGAAAAATGTTTTACAAGAATCAACACTTCTGAGACACCGCGAGAATTGGAATCTGAAAGGAAGAGCTCTATGAAGTGGGAAAATGCCGAACATCCCACCTCTACGAAAGTGGCTTCTAAGCCTGCTAAATCAAGCGTGTTCTCACCTCCTAAGCAGCACAAAGAGGTTTCTAAGCCTAGTAATCCAAGTTTTTTGGGGACACTAGAGCAACCTAACTCTGCGAAACCAACTACCTTGACACCACCTGAGCCTAGAACCTCTCACAAATCATCTGCATCAGAACAACCATCAAGTCCCCAGACAAAGGCAGAGACTTCAGTTAGAAATGAAAATCCGAAGACAAAAACTTTGAACAAGACTAATTCAAATAAAAATGATGGCGCTCAAAAAGCTAGCCATGTTCATCCAAAGCTCCCTGATTATGATAGCTTTGTACAAGCTTTCCGGAAGAATCGTCCTTGAATTGCTAGAGTAtggaattttttaattaaatggtgGATCTGTTTGTTGACGGTTTAAAGTCGACGATTACAGATTTATACGCATATGATACCGGTGAGTGATATCACATGGAGAGTATTTATTCTTTCTTTCTGTATCATCatgtaaatttgattttttcaaatTCAGCAGTTTTTATACTGTAAGGTTCTGTAATTTCTTACTATGCTGGAGTCCGTTTGATTCATTGGGAGTATACAAAACAGATTAATTTGTTCCAGCGTTTTCTAGACGTTAATTGGAGcttcttcttgttttttttgGTGAGTGAACTGAACAACTTGATTGGTGCTACACTCGGTATGCATAAAAAAAAGCGTAgcatatatgtttatttttatgaaaaacattaaaatacagcaaaatttatattatgtttATAAATATGCAATATAAAAAATACTGAACAAATACATTTGGATTGGAGAAGAATTACTAGCAGACTAAGATGTCACTCCTCGGAAATACTGAAGAAATACATTTGAAAAGATATTTGCTATGCTagtttttttgaaaaacaaaaatatttttttatgcttttCGGAAATTCTCTCATTTTCGGAAACATAAACAAATATgtgaatattattttcaaattctctaaacaaaaatatattactCTCATTGTTCACATTCTCTCACACAAACACCTTCTTGTAGGTGACAGAGCATAGAGATCTGGACGCCTATCTGCTAAAGACAGAACTTACCAAAGAAAAATATAGGTGTCAAAGGGGCGTTCCGAGAATCGAACTCGGGACCTCTCGCACCCAAAGCGAGAATCATACCACTAGACCAAACGCCCTATGTTGCTTCGTTGTCTTACATAACATTATTTAAACCCTAGTATTCTTATACACATTTCTCTAATTTCCCGCCTCTCCCATTTCCCGCTCCACGGGCAAGCCCTAATCTCCGAATATGGGAACGAAGCACCACTCTTCCTCCGATCCAATTTTCGACCAAAAGAAGCGACGCCGTGTCGGTTTCTCCAAATCTGGTAGGTGAATGCAGTCTGTTTCTCTTTATTTTCTCCTGTGGTGGTGGGATTCTTCTTCGTCTTATACTGTGAAATGTAGCTTCGGGATATTCCCTGTACGTTTCTCATATTTCTATTCAATTTCTTCTCTACGGATGCTGGAGTTGAAGCCAATGAGTGCATCAAGATTTATTTGGGTCCGTGTTTCCTGATTATTTAAGATTGTTTGCTAATTTGTTAGTTTACTTGATGTATGTTTTATacattttttcttaaaattgttCGTTATGAACGATTggatttttgttttgaattttgGAACAGAAATTGAATGGGAGTAATATTTAGTAACGAGTTTTGAAATTTTAGTTAAATcttattttatgagtttctCATTTGGTATGGAAGCTTATTAGCTTGAACCGAGTAGCTTTATTCTGTTTATGGACAAGTTATCAAATAAAATTTCTGTTTATCCTGGAACCCATAAAAGTGGTAAGCAAGTTGGATCACTAAATCCTCTTAAAATCTAAGAATACACTAATTCATAGGAATATAGACGTTGCTGCTTTAAAAATACTTAATCACTTGCTTTGATAATTTATATAATCAGTGGTAGCTTTACGTGTGAGGAATCTGAAGAACTTCTACTTATTATGATAGCAGCTATCGGCATATAATCAATGGCCTTGGAGTTTTGGTTATCCCTTTTAGTTATTACAAGGTTGTTTATTTATTACTTTTATGCGTAGTGTCGAACAAAGAAGAAGTGGATTCCCCGGACAGTTTCCAAATCGAGCCAGTTGACTTAAACCATTTCTTTGAAGAAGATGGTAGAATATATGGTTTCCAGGGTCTGAAGGTATTATGTTGGAATTAATTTTGattattcatttattttttctaAATTCAATCTTAAAGTTCATAGTTTTAGTTTTGTTTATTTTCACTAAGCATAAGACCCTTCATTCCTCTTTCTACTGTCTATATTTGTTTGTtctttattgattttttttatggttGTGGCATTTTCGGCGACGGACATACATATTTAGCATGATAACTCTTTATCACTTTATGGAATTGGATTTAAAGATGATCTTTAAATTAATTGATTGTTAACTTTTTTGTCAGTAAAGAATGAGAGCCTTTTCTCTTAGTATCCATTTAGTGTATAAGAACATAAATTAGATGGTCTTattgtatttaaattttaaatgcatattaCTTCTCTGTGTTTTCACTAAATCTATATTGTTGTTCACATAAAGATGAATCACAAGATCATCTATATTTTAGCTCAAGGACATGTTATTTGGTTTAATGAATTTTTAAACCATGTCGAGCCATGCAATTTAGAAGCATGTCTGGACCATGCCAATATATTATCCACGGACATTGTTTCACTTGGCCCTTTCTTAGCAAAAAGTAATTGCTGATGATAGGATTGCAGAGTTGGATAAACTTAACATTCTTTGATGTATTGTTATTTACATCTTATATAAAAAGGGTTTGTTTGGCCGTCAAGAATCAGGTACTTGGtctctatggtttttaatccaATTGGGTCTTTTTggatgtttaatttaatttttctgtGTCTTTAATTATGCAAATCAATGTTTGGATTAGTAGTGTATCCCTTCATTCATATGCAGATATTTCTTTTGATAGCTCATCAGATGTAAGTACTTACTTACTAGTGGTAAAACTTAATGAATTGGTTGATATTCTCTAGATGAGCAACTGTTTGCTGTGCACTAATCTATTCTGTCTTGGTTTCTTTGCTTCTCCGACGGTCGACGACATAAGAGTTTATAAAATCAAGCTCTTAATAATATGTGAGTTCCAGACGATAACTGCCAAATGATTCGTGACAAGGAAATCTATGTTTTAGATATCAGGCATTTTCAGTCGCATGTTCCATCATGAGATTCTATTGACCACTTCTGTTGGTAGGGAGGCAAGGGAAAAACAGATTTAAAGTCATCTCTTCAGGTATATTGACAACACATGTTTGAGAATTCCTGATCTTCTCTATGAAACTCATGTATATAACTCAAATATGTACTTTGTTCATGACAGAATATATTTGCTCAGAACCTCTTTGAGAAGAAAGATGACTTCCTTCAAACATTTTCGTCTGAATACAATTATGTAAAGTATGTAGAATCCTTTCCTGTGTGGAATTTCATGCATGCTGCTGCTTATTAATTGTTATATTCTAATTTTGTATCTCCCACTATTCATGCATTTAGAAATATTGTCTCAAGTGCAGGAGTCTTGCAAAACAATGCTTCTAATAGCTGCAACTCCAATGTCATCTGAAAGAAGAGCATGGTAATGTTGAggtgaatatttttttttgttgatccTTATCATGTCAGTCAATTCGATAATAAAATGTGTATCTGGATTTCATTCTGCCTAAAATAAAATGTTCTCTACAATGATTCCCTTAGTGATGCCTATGTTTTCTGCGCCATAATATTGTGTGCCTGCGTATATTTGTGTAGTTCCAATCCTATACGTTTTGAATATTGCTGCTTGATGAGGATTTATTTGAGCTGTGAACTCCGTTCATCGACCATGAATGTCAAATTTTGTAGCAATTTGCAAGTGGCTTGCCTTTATGCTGATATAATTTATTTGGGGCGAAAGGGTTAATTTAATTACTATCACCTTTTCCTTCAGCATCTGGTGGTTCGGCTTGAGAGTTTTCTATATTTACTGAGAGA from the Primulina eburnea isolate SZY01 chromosome 3, ASM2296580v1, whole genome shotgun sequence genome contains:
- the LOC140825889 gene encoding LOW QUALITY PROTEIN: uncharacterized protein (The sequence of the model RefSeq protein was modified relative to this genomic sequence to represent the inferred CDS: deleted 1 base in 1 codon), producing the protein MKKSKFLQSSKDMLSRSFNPAKCKTSLRLAGSRLKLLRNKKEIQVKQMKREIAQLLESGQDRTARIRVEHVIREEKMMAAYDLLEIYCELIVSRLPIIESQKNIPIDLKEAIASVVFAAPRCGDVPELLDVRKHFNAKYGKDFTTAAIELRPECGVGRMLVEKLSAVAPDGHAKIKILSAIAEEHNVNWDPKSFDEKDPVPPTDLLSGPSTFGKASTLYAEAPSAGDPDIQTPPPSSDNKIHSTSFNVSQQDPKTSVGTENISSAQNYGISRTSQPETRPPGDKKTQLFQDENYASSLDRQRWNMEFKDATAAAQVAAESAERASVAARAAAELSNRDRIMRQNSSSEGHVSRNEGRENYETSKLASKPFPEDSASKPFFEETEPQREQIDRGRPYNEKTSGSFKDSLRNTKEYAQSTSLKSKASKDNDTKDHDVLAAGAHSHKKSLKVSRGEMSMKKQSFTCEAENTNDWAEKSENFREEMIGKQSSVNFSRSGSSISDDVNIFADSDDRKFGHVAGEDSFVDAGTKKQSIKYDSEDINDWQEKSKHFMEERNVKLPSVNSSRAHSSISDGENIFMNSKDQTFGHEVDEDPFSGISEGSIPGEASQISTHETAAVVFDKSDSESDGGYDFGTTYDEQESVFHFPSKLPENSSVNSDFWSPISGPTKILEPNTPSLISIRKNSSPDLSENLVAKDGSEMDDNMAVKFDYSDGPSSESDDGMNTIGHTLKQSSRNISSAQNSSSHPVRSEIKEKSRESLGSPLSEKEYSGFGRKQSSLSSDDELKSEEIFKGSDQGKNASPGKLSFRKSSAGKKKEYSVFGRRQSSLLSGDELTSEEILEKSSQGKKNPPGNLSFRKSSSGKPASRSAESQIESVEYGNESNSDNGEGLKFGKLTGGFRHKGYNQPSYLKNGFGGQSLLEKETEDAATSNVRSISPSAVERPQDKQNVWLKKRTKIPVLSSGSDSDSSEEEEYIQKKPGQRQGQVTPNAAEEVNKKSSFGASHANYVSSNNDLDDDAPEESLARKNHLRSGISRRTKAPSSSAKPNSFPIARWNESETPDSDATGHRQSRVSDTSENQQESESRRKNSKKLENYEPPTSANVPYKQAKSNFWAPPEQPISAKAAHGTLHVSKTRLKSEALDGDASNDRKPVKTQLKKSEMLDSDEEDEKCFTRINTSETPRELESERKSSMKWENAEHPTSTKVASKPAKSSVFSPPKQHKEVSKPSNPSFLGTLEQPNSAKPTTLTPPEPRTSHKSSASEQPSSPQTKAETSVRNENPKTKTLNKTNSNKNDGAQKASHVHPKLPDYDSFVQAFRKNRP